The proteins below are encoded in one region of Fulvia fulva chromosome 9, complete sequence:
- a CDS encoding GTP cyclohydrolase 1, with the protein MQQPVHDDTDQRRANIAAAAQTILANVGEDPDREGLLKTPERFAKALQFFTSGYGMNPEVVTNDAIFTVDCNDIVVVQGIDVSSLCEHHLVPFVLGLSKFVRIVEVYARRLQVQERLTKQVAEAIEQMLQPEGVVVMAECSHMCMSMRGVQQVGTVTTTLSRTGIFLRDAQMYEEFRSMLRR; encoded by the exons ATGCAACAACCCGTTCATGACGACACAGACCAGCGCAGAGCAAACATCGCTGCCGCTGCCCAGACGATACTGGCCAATGTGGGCGAAGACCCTGATCGTGAAGGCTTACTCAAGACTCCGGAGCGCTTTGCCAAAGCCTTGCAGTTCTTCACCTCAGGCTACGGCATGAACCCAGAAGTCGTGACCAACGATGCCATATTCACCGTCGATTGCAATGACATCGTAGTAGTCCAGGGGATCGACGTGTCGAGCTTATGCGAGCATCATCTTGTGCCGTTT GTGCTGGGGTTGTCGAAGTTCGTGCGCATTGTGGAGGTCTATGCAAGGCGGCTGCAGGTCCAGGAGCGTTTGACCAAGCAGGTGGCAGAGGCTATCGAGCAGATGTTGCAGCCGGAGGGCGTTGTGGTCATGGCCGAATGTTCTCACATGTGCATGTCAATGCGAGGCGTGCAGCAGGTGGGAACCGTCACGACAACGCTCTCCAGGACAGGCATCTTCTTGCGCGATGCACAGATGTATGAGGAGTTCCGTAGTATGCTTCGGCGTTGA